A portion of the Halopelagius inordinatus genome contains these proteins:
- a CDS encoding DUF7535 family protein, protein MSDEDQPGLLKRTYRTVSPGYDSRPDAGMDSVGWTILLLMVVIFIPLLPFLLVVLLVTKVLDALSSRGGDDEESEE, encoded by the coding sequence ATGAGCGACGAAGACCAGCCCGGACTGCTGAAACGTACGTACAGAACGGTCTCTCCCGGCTACGATTCCCGCCCCGACGCTGGGATGGACTCGGTCGGATGGACGATTCTCCTCCTCATGGTGGTCATCTTCATCCCGCTTCTCCCGTTTCTCCTCGTCGTCTTGCTCGTGACGAAGGTTCTCGACGCGCTTTCGAGTCGGGGCGGCGACGACGAAGAAAGCGAGGAGTAA
- a CDS encoding ornithine cyclodeaminase family protein: MQTLLLNSDDVHENANMADLIPAVEEAFAAFERGDAQMPPKSYIDLPQYNGDFRSMPAYMDAGDWDAAGIKWVNVHTDNDEHDLPTVMGTMVYSSPETAFPLAIMDGTELTMKRTGAAAAVATDHLAVEDATSMGIVGAGVQSYTQLEAISTVRDIEEVVVSDLDEERVANFIDAFEDRFDVRAGSIAEAAGCDVLSTVTPVESPVVPRDAVGDHTHINAMGADAEGKHELADEVLLDAKLVIDDHAQTTHSGEINVPYNEGVLSDDDIYGAIGEIVVGDRPGRTDDDGITVFDSTGLAIQDVAAAHVVYEHADENDNGYPFDLLGLATEAER, encoded by the coding sequence ATGCAGACGCTTCTGTTAAACAGCGACGACGTCCACGAGAACGCGAACATGGCGGACCTCATCCCCGCCGTAGAGGAGGCGTTCGCCGCCTTCGAACGCGGTGACGCGCAGATGCCGCCGAAGTCCTACATCGACCTGCCGCAGTACAACGGCGACTTCCGGTCGATGCCGGCGTACATGGACGCCGGCGACTGGGACGCGGCGGGCATCAAGTGGGTCAACGTCCACACCGACAACGACGAACACGACCTACCCACCGTCATGGGGACGATGGTGTACTCCTCGCCGGAGACTGCGTTCCCCCTCGCCATCATGGACGGCACCGAACTGACGATGAAGCGGACGGGCGCGGCGGCGGCCGTCGCCACCGACCACCTCGCCGTCGAGGACGCCACCTCGATGGGTATCGTCGGCGCGGGCGTCCAGTCGTACACCCAGTTGGAGGCAATCTCGACGGTTCGAGACATCGAAGAAGTCGTCGTCTCCGACCTCGACGAGGAACGCGTCGCGAACTTCATCGACGCCTTCGAGGACCGCTTCGACGTGCGTGCGGGGTCGATAGCGGAGGCCGCCGGATGCGACGTTCTCTCGACGGTGACGCCCGTCGAGTCGCCCGTCGTTCCGCGTGACGCCGTCGGCGACCACACCCACATCAACGCCATGGGCGCGGACGCGGAAGGGAAACACGAACTCGCGGACGAGGTGCTTTTGGACGCCAAGCTCGTCATCGACGACCACGCACAGACGACCCACTCCGGCGAGATTAACGTCCCCTACAACGAGGGCGTCCTCTCCGACGACGACATCTACGGCGCTATCGGCGAGATAGTCGTCGGCGACAGACCGGGCCGCACCGACGACGACGGCATCACCGTCTTCGACTCGACGGGACTGGCGATTCAGGACGTCGCCGCCGCCCACGTCGTCTACGAACACGCGGACGAGAACGACAACGGCTACCCGTTCGACCTGTTGGGTCTCGCGACCGAAGCCGAACGCTGA
- the thsB gene encoding thermosome subunit beta: protein MIIMGEDAQRVKDRDAQEYNITAARAVAEAVRSTLGPKGMDKMLVDSMGDVTITNDGVTILKEMDIDNPTAEMIVEVAETQEDEAGDGTTTAVAIAGELLKNAQDLLEQDIHPTAIIKGFHLASQQAREEIDDIADVVEPDDEEIVRKVAETSMTGKSSELNKELLADIIVQAVQQVTVEADDGSYVVDLENVSIETQTGRSASESELLNGAVIDKDPVHDDMPVAFDEASVLLLNEPIEVEETDVDTQVSIENPDQLQKFLDQEEKQLKEKVDKIAESGADVVFCQKGIDDLAQHYLAKQGILAIRRTKKSDIGFLKNIVGGNVVSDLDSLEAADLGTGSVRRDGEDELFYVEGIGDDFHGVTMLLRGSTDHVVDELERGVEDALNVVATTVSDGRVLAGGGAIEVELASRLRDYADSVSGREQLAVEAFADAVELVPRVLAENAGLDSIDTLVDLRAAHEEGDKRAGLNVFSGDVEDTFEAGIVEPAHAKEQAISSATEAANLVLKIDDIIAAGDLSTGGDDDEGGAPAGGMGGMGGMGGAM from the coding sequence ATGATCATCATGGGAGAGGACGCGCAGCGCGTGAAAGACCGCGACGCGCAGGAGTACAACATCACTGCCGCCCGTGCTGTGGCGGAGGCCGTACGTTCGACACTCGGTCCGAAGGGAATGGACAAGATGCTCGTCGACTCGATGGGTGACGTCACCATCACGAACGACGGCGTGACCATCCTCAAGGAGATGGACATCGACAACCCGACGGCCGAGATGATCGTCGAGGTTGCCGAGACCCAAGAGGACGAGGCGGGCGACGGAACGACGACGGCCGTCGCCATCGCGGGCGAACTCCTGAAGAACGCCCAGGACCTCCTCGAACAGGACATCCACCCGACGGCGATCATCAAGGGCTTCCACCTCGCAAGCCAGCAGGCCCGCGAGGAGATAGACGACATCGCGGACGTCGTCGAACCCGACGACGAAGAGATCGTCAGAAAGGTCGCAGAGACCTCCATGACCGGCAAGAGCTCCGAACTCAACAAGGAGCTTCTCGCCGACATCATCGTCCAGGCCGTCCAGCAGGTCACCGTCGAAGCCGACGACGGGTCCTACGTGGTCGACCTCGAGAACGTCTCCATCGAGACGCAGACCGGTCGCTCCGCGAGCGAGTCCGAACTGCTCAACGGCGCGGTCATCGACAAAGACCCCGTCCACGACGACATGCCCGTCGCGTTCGACGAGGCCAGCGTCCTCCTCCTCAACGAACCCATCGAGGTCGAGGAGACCGACGTGGACACGCAGGTCAGCATCGAGAACCCCGACCAACTCCAGAAGTTCCTCGACCAAGAGGAAAAGCAGCTCAAGGAGAAGGTCGACAAGATAGCCGAGTCCGGCGCGGACGTCGTCTTCTGTCAGAAAGGCATCGACGACCTCGCCCAGCACTACCTCGCAAAGCAGGGCATCCTCGCGATCCGCCGGACGAAGAAGTCCGACATCGGCTTCCTGAAGAACATCGTCGGCGGCAACGTCGTCTCCGACCTCGACAGCCTCGAAGCCGCGGACCTCGGCACCGGTAGCGTCCGCCGCGACGGCGAGGACGAACTGTTCTACGTCGAGGGCATCGGCGACGACTTCCACGGCGTCACGATGCTCCTCCGCGGTTCGACCGACCACGTCGTCGACGAACTCGAACGCGGCGTCGAGGACGCTCTCAACGTCGTCGCGACGACCGTGTCCGACGGCCGCGTCCTCGCGGGCGGCGGCGCAATCGAGGTCGAACTCGCCTCGCGTCTCCGCGACTACGCTGACTCCGTCTCCGGCCGCGAACAGTTGGCCGTCGAGGCGTTCGCGGACGCGGTCGAACTCGTCCCCCGCGTCCTCGCGGAGAACGCCGGTCTCGACTCCATCGACACGCTGGTCGACCTCCGCGCGGCGCACGAGGAAGGCGACAAGCGCGCCGGTCTGAACGTCTTCAGCGGCGACGTCGAAGACACCTTCGAGGCGGGCATCGTCGAACCCGCCCACGCGAAAGAGCAGGCCATCTCGTCTGCCACCGAGGCCGCGAACCTCGTCCTCAAAATCGACGACATCATCGCCGCGGGCGACCTGAGCACCGGCGGCGACGACGACGAAGGCGGCGCACCCGCCGGCGGCATGGGCGGCATGGGCGGTATGGGCGGCGCTATGTAA
- a CDS encoding Rid family detoxifying hydrolase codes for MKRIISTDEAPAAVGAYSQATTNESLVFTAGQIPLTPDGELLDDEDIATQTEQALDNVVAILDAEGATAEDVLKVSVFLDDIEDFDEMNETYAGYFESEPPARSALEVANLPKGVGVEIEAIADASE; via the coding sequence ATGAAGCGAATCATCAGCACGGACGAGGCACCCGCCGCGGTAGGCGCGTACAGTCAGGCGACGACGAACGAGTCGTTGGTCTTCACGGCCGGACAGATTCCGCTCACGCCCGACGGCGAACTGCTGGACGACGAAGACATCGCCACGCAGACCGAGCAAGCACTCGACAACGTCGTGGCGATTCTCGACGCCGAGGGCGCGACTGCCGAGGACGTGTTGAAGGTGAGCGTCTTCCTCGACGACATCGAGGACTTCGACGAGATGAACGAGACGTACGCGGGCTACTTCGAGTCGGAACCCCCGGCCCGAAGCGCCCTCGAAGTGGCGAACCTCCCGAAAGGCGTCGGCGTCGAGATAGAGGCAATCGCCGACGCATCCGAGTGA
- a CDS encoding cytochrome d ubiquinol oxidase subunit II, with product MTDPTVLQSGTLADGPLFGLPLPELWFGLVFFLLGTFLFLDGFDFGVGALFATLDDDDEREQLLSAIGPVWDGNEVWLVVFGGAMFAAFPAVYANLFSRNYLLMFAILAALICRGLAPEMYEQRHDARWQRWWGRAFVAGSVAAPFFLGAFAANWLLGGAGLASVPAIVVGAAVVALTVVNGAAYLGLKTRGSLQREMVAYGPKAVTAYLGLVVAALGYLYVFDPAVSDSLLAPASVGLVTLTVALAVAYVAAIRRETFLPAMAAAAGMTYGLAALVALLMYPMADPAAGLTVESAIVSTLPLNLMTIAAAALLPLVFVYFGVLYSVFRGPVEAGEAYGGD from the coding sequence ATGACTGACCCGACGGTTCTGCAGTCGGGGACGCTCGCGGACGGACCCCTGTTCGGGCTTCCGCTACCCGAACTGTGGTTCGGTCTCGTGTTCTTCCTGTTGGGGACGTTCCTGTTTCTCGACGGCTTCGACTTCGGCGTCGGAGCGTTGTTCGCTACTCTCGACGACGACGACGAGAGAGAGCAACTGCTCTCGGCCATCGGACCGGTCTGGGACGGCAACGAGGTGTGGCTCGTCGTCTTCGGCGGGGCGATGTTCGCGGCGTTTCCCGCGGTGTACGCGAACCTGTTCAGTCGGAACTACCTGCTCATGTTCGCCATCCTCGCCGCGCTCATCTGTCGCGGACTCGCGCCGGAGATGTACGAACAGCGACACGACGCGAGGTGGCAACGGTGGTGGGGTCGCGCGTTCGTCGCCGGGAGCGTCGCGGCGCCGTTCTTTCTCGGCGCGTTCGCCGCGAACTGGCTCCTCGGCGGCGCTGGTCTGGCATCCGTCCCGGCTATCGTCGTGGGCGCGGCCGTTGTCGCCCTCACCGTCGTCAACGGGGCGGCCTACCTCGGACTGAAGACCCGCGGGTCGCTCCAGCGAGAGATGGTCGCCTACGGGCCGAAAGCGGTGACGGCGTATCTCGGACTCGTCGTCGCGGCTCTCGGCTATCTCTACGTCTTCGACCCCGCGGTGAGCGATTCGCTTCTCGCGCCCGCCTCGGTCGGACTGGTGACGCTCACGGTGGCGCTGGCCGTCGCCTACGTCGCCGCCATCCGTCGGGAGACGTTCCTCCCGGCGATGGCCGCCGCCGCCGGGATGACGTACGGACTGGCGGCTCTCGTCGCTCTCCTCATGTACCCGATGGCGGACCCCGCCGCCGGGCTGACGGTGGAGTCGGCCATCGTCTCGACGCTTCCGTTGAATCTCATGACTATCGCGGCGGCGGCGCTTCTTCCCCTCGTGTTCGTCTACTTCGGCGTTCTCTACTCGGTGTTCCGGGGGCCGGTAGAGGCGGGCGAGGCGTACGGCGGCGACTGA
- a CDS encoding cytochrome ubiquinol oxidase subunit I, with the protein MVDPVLASRLQFALTTIVHIIFPVMSMGLAPFLVYFTWKDIRSDDPVYEQLRRFWTKIFAVSFVVGTVTGIVLEFEFGTNFAAFSTTAGELFGGPLATEGMMAFMLEATFLGVFVFGREKVSDALYMVSAVAVGLGTWLSAVWILVANSWMQTPRGYELATEGGQTIVHLSDPIAAYANPRFPWMFVHMQNAAVLSVALFMAGVASYYVFRHYQWKYPVENVAFWEKTLKIAIVVLLLTAPFQVLHGDAYGRHVAETQPQKFAAMEAVWETESYVPEYIIAVPTNLQDLTDPRARELFGIGIPGGASWLASGGDPSATIKGLNEFETEAPPVAIVFWAFRLMVGLGFWFVLLAFWAGYRWWRGELRDDDLLHKSLMASSLLGILAVEVGWIVTEVGRQPWVIQGVMRTEDGVSPGLTGGEATATLAGFALVYLALLTLYGYIVARIVRSGPPTVEGIPSAERDVPVTPGTVTEGTDDD; encoded by the coding sequence ATGGTAGACCCAGTACTCGCAAGCAGGCTCCAGTTCGCACTCACGACCATCGTCCACATCATCTTCCCCGTGATGAGCATGGGCCTCGCGCCCTTTCTCGTCTACTTCACGTGGAAGGACATCCGCTCGGACGACCCCGTCTACGAGCAGTTGCGGCGGTTCTGGACGAAGATATTCGCCGTCTCGTTCGTCGTCGGAACGGTGACGGGCATCGTCTTGGAGTTCGAATTCGGGACGAACTTCGCCGCGTTCTCGACGACTGCGGGTGAACTGTTCGGCGGGCCGTTGGCGACGGAGGGCATGATGGCGTTCATGCTCGAAGCCACGTTCCTCGGCGTATTCGTATTCGGCCGCGAGAAGGTATCTGACGCCCTCTATATGGTCTCTGCCGTCGCGGTCGGTCTCGGGACGTGGCTCTCTGCGGTCTGGATTCTCGTGGCCAACTCGTGGATGCAGACGCCTCGCGGATACGAACTCGCCACGGAGGGCGGACAGACCATCGTTCACCTCTCTGACCCCATCGCCGCATACGCGAACCCCCGCTTCCCGTGGATGTTCGTCCACATGCAGAACGCCGCCGTCCTCTCGGTGGCGTTGTTCATGGCGGGCGTCGCGTCCTACTACGTCTTCCGGCACTACCAGTGGAAGTATCCCGTCGAGAACGTCGCCTTCTGGGAGAAGACGCTGAAGATAGCTATCGTCGTCCTCCTCCTCACCGCGCCGTTTCAGGTGCTCCACGGCGACGCGTACGGCCGTCACGTCGCGGAGACGCAACCGCAGAAGTTCGCCGCGATGGAGGCCGTCTGGGAGACGGAATCGTACGTCCCCGAGTACATCATCGCCGTCCCGACGAACCTACAGGACCTGACCGACCCGAGAGCGAGAGAACTGTTCGGAATCGGTATCCCCGGCGGGGCGTCGTGGTTGGCGAGCGGTGGCGACCCGTCGGCGACTATCAAGGGGTTAAACGAGTTCGAGACGGAGGCGCCGCCAGTCGCCATCGTGTTCTGGGCGTTCCGCCTCATGGTCGGCCTCGGCTTTTGGTTCGTGCTGCTCGCCTTCTGGGCGGGCTACCGCTGGTGGCGCGGTGAACTCCGGGACGACGACTTGCTCCACAAGTCGCTCATGGCCTCGTCGCTTCTGGGAATCTTGGCGGTCGAAGTCGGGTGGATAGTCACCGAGGTGGGTCGACAGCCGTGGGTGATACAGGGCGTGATGCGAACCGAAGACGGCGTCTCTCCGGGGCTGACCGGCGGAGAGGCGACTGCGACGCTCGCGGGGTTCGCTCTCGTCTACCTCGCGCTGTTGACGCTGTACGGGTACATCGTCGCTCGCATCGTCCGAAGCGGTCCGCCCACCGTAGAGGGTATCCCGAGCGCCGAACGCGACGTTCCCGTGACGCCCGGGACGGTCACGGAGGGGACCGACGATGACTGA
- a CDS encoding SDR family NAD(P)-dependent oxidoreductase, with product MADPATVDFGADDVLVIGDDHFDAESVCVVTGAASGIGRATAAAMATNGLTVVGTDVDADGLASTKALVEDEMDAPGDVVTVEADLTDDDDLRAVVEEAATHGDVRYLANVAGMQHISPLEEFPMDVYDAMHDVMLRAPFLLSKLVVPHIRDTDDGVGAIGNMCSIHGHVATQDKAGYVTSKFGLRGLTKSIAAEGGGTLRAFTISTSYVSTPLVEEQIPDTADERGISEAEVVEDVMLGGSRVKEMMRPIQVANLFAFGFSKHGQHLNGDDMTWDGGHLGTYE from the coding sequence ATGGCGGACCCCGCTACGGTAGATTTCGGCGCGGACGACGTACTGGTGATAGGCGACGACCACTTCGACGCAGAGAGCGTCTGCGTCGTGACGGGTGCGGCCTCCGGCATCGGGCGAGCGACGGCCGCCGCGATGGCGACGAACGGCCTCACCGTCGTCGGAACCGACGTGGACGCAGACGGACTCGCCTCGACGAAAGCGCTCGTCGAAGACGAGATGGACGCGCCGGGCGACGTGGTCACCGTAGAGGCCGACCTCACCGACGACGACGACCTGAGAGCGGTCGTCGAGGAGGCGGCGACGCACGGAGACGTGCGTTACCTCGCGAACGTCGCCGGGATGCAGCACATCTCACCGCTCGAAGAGTTCCCGATGGACGTCTACGACGCGATGCACGACGTGATGCTCCGTGCGCCCTTCCTGCTCTCGAAACTCGTGGTGCCCCACATCCGCGACACCGACGACGGCGTCGGGGCCATCGGGAACATGTGCTCGATTCACGGCCACGTCGCGACGCAGGACAAGGCGGGCTACGTCACCTCGAAGTTCGGTCTGCGCGGCCTCACGAAGTCAATCGCCGCCGAGGGAGGGGGAACGCTCCGCGCGTTTACCATCTCGACGAGTTACGTCTCGACGCCGCTCGTCGAAGAGCAGATTCCCGACACGGCCGACGAACGCGGCATCTCCGAGGCGGAAGTCGTCGAAGACGTGATGCTCGGCGGGTCGCGCGTCAAAGAGATGATGCGCCCGATTCAGGTGGCGAACCTCTTTGCCTTCGGGTTCTCGAAGCACGGCCAACATCTGAACGGCGACGACATGACGTGGGACGGCGGCCACCTCGGCACGTACGAGTAA
- the ilvA gene encoding threonine ammonia-lyase — MLSLSDVTAARGRIEDVVKRTPLDYSHTFSEMTGAEVYLKLENFQRTGSFKIRGAMNCIATLSDEEKAAGVVTASAGNHAQGVALAATRAGANSKIVMPKHAPISKVKATERYGGETILHGADYDEAQAKAHEIEQREGRTYVHAFDDPSVMAGQGTIGLEIVQDCPELDTVVVPIGGGGLISGIATAVKAHNPDARVIGVQAEGASSVADSLRKGSIHELDHVDTIADGIATRRVGDEPFDVIRERVDEVVTVSDEEIAVTLTYLLERSKTLVEGAGAVALAALLFEAFDYEEGEVVVPALCGGNIDLNQLTTVVMRGLVETGRYLKIRTVLKDRPGALQDLIAVLADAQANIYAIQHDRTSRNISMNEADVELDLETKGFEHVDELLAALRERGYEVEVLA, encoded by the coding sequence ATGCTCTCTCTGTCGGACGTCACCGCGGCGCGGGGCCGAATCGAAGACGTGGTGAAGCGGACACCGCTGGATTACTCGCACACCTTCTCGGAGATGACCGGCGCGGAGGTGTATCTGAAACTGGAGAACTTCCAGCGGACCGGGTCGTTCAAGATTCGCGGCGCGATGAACTGCATCGCCACGCTCTCGGACGAAGAGAAGGCGGCGGGCGTGGTGACCGCGAGTGCCGGAAACCACGCGCAGGGCGTCGCACTCGCGGCGACTCGCGCCGGCGCGAACTCGAAGATAGTGATGCCGAAGCACGCGCCGATTTCGAAGGTGAAAGCGACAGAACGGTACGGCGGCGAGACCATCCTCCACGGCGCGGACTACGACGAGGCGCAAGCGAAGGCCCACGAGATAGAACAACGGGAGGGTCGGACGTACGTCCACGCCTTCGACGACCCGTCCGTGATGGCCGGACAGGGAACTATCGGCCTCGAAATCGTCCAAGACTGCCCCGAACTCGACACCGTCGTCGTCCCCATCGGCGGCGGCGGCCTCATCTCCGGCATCGCAACCGCGGTCAAAGCTCACAACCCCGACGCGCGCGTCATCGGCGTCCAGGCGGAAGGGGCCTCCTCCGTGGCGGACTCGCTTCGGAAGGGGTCGATTCACGAACTCGACCACGTCGACACCATCGCCGACGGCATCGCCACGCGGCGGGTGGGCGACGAACCGTTCGACGTCATCCGAGAACGGGTGGACGAGGTGGTGACCGTCTCCGACGAGGAGATAGCCGTCACGCTGACCTACCTCCTCGAACGGTCGAAGACGCTCGTCGAGGGCGCGGGGGCAGTCGCCCTCGCGGCCCTGCTCTTCGAGGCGTTCGACTACGAGGAGGGCGAAGTCGTCGTTCCGGCGCTCTGCGGCGGTAACATCGACCTCAACCAACTCACGACCGTCGTCATGCGCGGACTCGTCGAGACGGGGCGGTATCTGAAGATTCGGACCGTCCTGAAGGACCGCCCGGGCGCGTTACAGGACCTCATCGCCGTCCTCGCGGACGCCCAAGCGAACATCTACGCCATCCAGCACGACCGGACGTCGCGTAATATCTCGATGAACGAGGCGGACGTGGAACTGGACTTAGAGACCAAGGGGTTCGAACACGTCGACGAACTGCTAGCGGCCCTCCGAGAACGGGGGTACGAGGTCGAGGTTCTCGCTTGA
- a CDS encoding gamma-glutamylcyclotransferase family protein — protein MTDIFVYGTLTDPDRADSLLEEWSFGPDARLVGLRRVEGRYPTLVPGGSVEGRILQTDDVTTLDRYEGVSSGIYVRVNVPYADGFDDAGDATDDDGREGAAVYVGDPDRLAVDTEARWPESDDFGGGVRRYVADERVVVSRGENVSDA, from the coding sequence GTGACCGATATCTTCGTCTACGGGACGCTGACCGACCCCGACAGAGCCGACTCGCTCTTAGAGGAGTGGTCGTTCGGACCCGACGCCCGACTCGTCGGCCTGCGCCGCGTCGAGGGGCGGTACCCGACACTCGTCCCGGGTGGGTCCGTCGAGGGGCGCATCCTGCAGACCGACGACGTGACGACGCTCGACCGGTACGAAGGCGTCTCGTCGGGGATCTACGTCCGCGTGAACGTCCCGTACGCGGACGGGTTCGACGACGCAGGCGACGCGACGGACGACGACGGGCGCGAGGGCGCGGCGGTGTACGTCGGCGACCCCGACCGACTGGCCGTCGATACCGAGGCTCGGTGGCCCGAGAGCGACGATTTCGGCGGCGGCGTTCGGCGATACGTGGCCGACGAACGCGTCGTCGTGAGTCGGGGGGAGAATGTATCCGACGCGTGA
- a CDS encoding MATE family efflux transporter: MDFGRLRGVWRRVFSLAWPVMAEQTTRTLMRTVDILVTAALSPAAVVAIGLADLFARFPLRIGLGLGGAAIALSSQDTGSGADANRDEAVTQGLLVAFVTGLPFVAFGLFFSEWAVGLFPASDDAVRLGGTYLAVVFATAPARHVALVGARALQGLGDTRTPMYVNVVANVLNVALSVGLGFGVLFLPRLGVFGVGLATSAANVLSAGLLVAATYRPASPVTFARPTDRTVAAQLVRVATPRAAEGFATELAEFPFNALLLSVGGTGGRPSGDVAELGSAAHQTVSGDVINAGFQVGRRVYQQVTSPLSRGYNVAGSILVGQALGRGEESVARYEGWATAALSLLSVGGIGVVLAAFADPVVAVLGFGGSPEALTYAAEFAVVYGLSAPMLAVFVALSGALQGAGATRLPFLARVTGMFGFFVGVSYLAVEWLELGLFGVYVGVFLAYLWMGLFAVAAFARADWAGRAAGLLHERGSVDADD; this comes from the coding sequence ATGGACTTCGGGCGACTCCGCGGCGTCTGGCGTCGCGTGTTCTCGCTCGCGTGGCCGGTGATGGCCGAACAGACCACGCGGACGCTGATGCGGACGGTGGATATCCTCGTCACCGCCGCCCTCTCTCCCGCCGCCGTCGTCGCAATCGGCCTCGCGGACCTGTTCGCGCGCTTCCCGCTCAGAATCGGCCTCGGACTCGGCGGGGCCGCCATCGCGCTTTCGAGTCAGGACACCGGAAGCGGTGCCGACGCGAACCGGGACGAGGCGGTGACGCAGGGACTCCTCGTCGCGTTCGTCACCGGCCTCCCGTTCGTCGCCTTCGGTCTCTTCTTTTCGGAGTGGGCGGTCGGTCTGTTCCCCGCCAGCGACGACGCGGTGCGCCTCGGCGGGACGTACCTCGCCGTCGTCTTCGCGACGGCACCGGCGCGCCACGTCGCTCTCGTCGGTGCCCGCGCCCTGCAGGGCCTCGGCGACACCCGCACGCCGATGTACGTCAACGTCGTCGCCAACGTTCTCAACGTCGCCCTCTCGGTGGGCCTCGGCTTCGGCGTCTTGTTTCTCCCGCGGTTGGGCGTCTTCGGCGTCGGACTCGCCACGTCGGCGGCGAACGTCCTCTCGGCCGGACTGCTCGTCGCGGCGACGTACCGCCCCGCCTCGCCCGTGACGTTCGCGCGCCCGACGGACCGGACGGTGGCGGCCCAACTCGTCCGCGTCGCGACGCCCCGGGCCGCGGAGGGGTTCGCTACCGAACTCGCGGAGTTCCCGTTCAACGCGTTGCTCCTCTCCGTCGGCGGCACGGGCGGCCGACCGTCCGGCGACGTCGCAGAGCTCGGCTCTGCGGCCCACCAGACTGTGTCTGGTGACGTTATCAACGCCGGATTTCAGGTCGGCCGCCGGGTGTACCAACAGGTGACGAGTCCGCTCTCTCGCGGGTACAACGTCGCCGGGAGCATCCTCGTCGGACAGGCGCTCGGACGCGGCGAGGAGTCCGTCGCGCGGTACGAGGGGTGGGCCACCGCCGCGCTTTCGCTCCTCTCGGTCGGTGGCATCGGCGTCGTCCTCGCCGCCTTCGCGGACCCCGTCGTCGCCGTCCTCGGATTCGGCGGGTCGCCCGAAGCGCTCACGTACGCGGCGGAGTTCGCCGTCGTCTACGGTCTCTCCGCGCCGATGCTCGCGGTGTTCGTCGCTCTCTCTGGCGCGTTACAGGGTGCCGGTGCGACTCGGCTCCCGTTTCTCGCCCGCGTCACCGGCATGTTCGGCTTCTTCGTCGGCGTCTCCTACCTCGCCGTCGAGTGGTTGGAACTCGGCCTGTTCGGCGTCTACGTCGGCGTCTTCCTCGCGTATCTCTGGATGGGACTGTTCGCCGTCGCGGCCTTCGCGCGCGCCGATTGGGCGGGGCGGGCGGCGGGACTCCTGCACGAACGCGGGAGCGTCGACGCCGACGACTGA